A section of the Deinobacterium chartae genome encodes:
- the aspS gene encoding aspartate--tRNA ligase, whose product MKRTSYVGTVNEQLLGQVITLQGWVNRRRDLGGLIFFDLRDREGQLQVQVPPDSAAFAAAERIRPEFVVEVRGTLLHRPEGQRKAGTGAFELMAEAIEILAEAKTPPFPLEGSDAVNEDLRLKYRYLDLRRAPLQHALRLRHAVTAAIYEFLNAEGFISVETPFLTKSTPEGARDFLVPSRLNPGAFYALPQSPQLFKQLLMIGGYDRYFQIARCFRDEDLRADRQPDFTQLDMEMSFVDEQDIQDLNERLLQHVFRRALGVELELPFPRLPYREAMNRYGSDKPDTRFGCEILEASDIFATTEFQAFRGALDAGGVVKLLAAPELTRKQIEELERVAKQHGARGLAWLKRDGDGFSGGISKFVTAEQAAALIERSGVEPGGVLLFGAGDWNTAVGALGAVRLALRDLFGWVDGRRDFNFLWVTEFPQLDRDPETGTWTYMHHPFTAPMAEDLPLFGTERQGEIRARAYDLVLNGFEVGGGSIRIHRPEVQRTMFEAIGMDETAQHEKFGFFLEALEYGTPPHGGIAWGLDRLVMLMTGGTSIRDVIAFPKNNRGADLMAEAPGPVDDKQLAELHIGVTHT is encoded by the coding sequence ATGAAACGCACCAGCTACGTCGGTACCGTTAACGAGCAGCTGCTCGGTCAGGTGATCACCCTGCAGGGCTGGGTGAACCGCCGCCGCGACCTGGGCGGCCTGATCTTCTTTGACCTGCGCGACCGCGAAGGCCAGCTGCAGGTCCAAGTTCCCCCGGACAGCGCGGCTTTCGCCGCCGCCGAACGCATCCGCCCCGAGTTCGTGGTGGAGGTGCGCGGCACCCTGCTGCACCGCCCCGAAGGGCAGCGCAAGGCCGGGACCGGCGCGTTCGAGCTGATGGCCGAGGCGATCGAGATCCTCGCCGAAGCCAAGACCCCACCGTTCCCCCTCGAGGGCAGCGACGCGGTGAACGAAGACCTGCGGCTCAAATACCGCTACCTGGACCTGCGCCGCGCCCCGCTGCAACACGCGCTGCGCCTGCGTCACGCGGTGACGGCGGCGATCTACGAGTTCTTGAACGCCGAGGGGTTCATCTCGGTCGAAACTCCGTTTTTGACCAAATCCACCCCGGAGGGCGCTCGCGACTTCCTCGTCCCCAGCCGCCTGAACCCCGGCGCGTTCTACGCGCTGCCGCAAAGCCCCCAGCTGTTCAAGCAGCTGCTGATGATCGGCGGCTACGACCGCTACTTCCAGATCGCGCGCTGCTTCCGCGACGAGGACCTGCGCGCCGACCGCCAGCCGGACTTCACCCAGCTCGACATGGAGATGAGCTTCGTGGACGAGCAGGACATCCAGGACCTCAACGAGCGCCTGCTGCAGCACGTGTTCCGCCGCGCGCTGGGCGTGGAGCTGGAGTTGCCCTTCCCGCGCCTGCCCTACCGCGAGGCGATGAACCGCTACGGCTCGGACAAACCCGACACCCGTTTCGGCTGCGAGATCCTCGAGGCCTCGGACATTTTTGCCACCACCGAATTCCAGGCGTTCCGCGGCGCCCTCGATGCGGGCGGCGTGGTCAAGCTGCTCGCAGCTCCCGAACTCACCCGCAAGCAGATCGAGGAGCTCGAGCGGGTCGCCAAGCAGCACGGCGCGCGGGGTCTGGCCTGGCTCAAGCGCGACGGCGACGGCTTCAGCGGCGGCATCTCCAAGTTCGTGACCGCCGAGCAGGCCGCCGCGCTGATCGAGCGCAGCGGCGTGGAGCCAGGCGGCGTGCTGCTGTTCGGCGCGGGCGACTGGAACACCGCCGTGGGCGCCCTGGGCGCGGTGCGTCTGGCGCTGCGCGACCTGTTCGGCTGGGTCGACGGCCGACGGGACTTCAACTTCTTGTGGGTCACCGAGTTCCCGCAGCTCGACCGCGACCCCGAGACCGGCACCTGGACCTACATGCACCACCCCTTCACCGCGCCTATGGCCGAGGACCTGCCGCTGTTCGGCACCGAACGCCAGGGCGAAATCCGCGCGCGCGCCTACGACCTCGTGCTCAACGGCTTCGAGGTGGGCGGCGGCTCGATCCGCATTCACCGCCCCGAGGTGCAGCGCACCATGTTCGAGGCGATCGGCATGGATGAGACGGCCCAGCACGAAAAGTTCGGCTTCTTCCTCGAGGCCCTCGAGTACGGCACGCCCCCGCACGGCGGCATCGCCTGGGGCCTGGACCGCCTGGTGATGCTGATGACCGGCGGCACTTCGATCCGCGACGTGATCGCCTTCCCCAAGAACAACCGCGGCGCCGACCTGATGGCCGAAGCGCCCGGGCCGGTGGACGACAAACAGCTGGCCGAGCTGCACATCGGCGTCACCCACACCTGA
- the hisS gene encoding histidine--tRNA ligase has protein sequence MSAIQRPQGTFDLLPDDAPKLEPHYSARLHRFMIERAQEYLERAGALYIQTPLFEEAPVIQRGVGGSTDIVRKEMFSVYYQGDHGGYVLRPEATAGLVRAYIQNGLKQFPAPLKLWTHGPMFRAERQQKGRQRQFHQIDFEVFGSDDPLVDAEAIALMYGLIRSLGLKNVELRLGSVGDPDDRVAYNAYLRNLFAPHTARLSEDSKARLELNPMRILDAKDPGDLQLIEELRPKMMLEVLGEASRTHFEAVCAYLQALEVPYVEDPAIVRGLDYYRRTAWEIHHADVGAKSALGGGGRYDGLTEMLGGPPTPGIGWAFGVERLLIAMQSEGALPEARNEALAYVGALDDALRADAARVAVELRRLGRSEFGYRAKGPGAHVKDALRRGARYLIMLGSDEAARGEVAIKDLNTNTQTSVPRDRLLEEIGHRETLRLREDSNA, from the coding sequence ATGTCGGCTATTCAACGGCCTCAAGGCACCTTTGACCTGCTACCCGACGACGCGCCCAAGCTCGAACCGCACTACAGCGCGCGTCTGCACCGCTTCATGATCGAGCGGGCCCAGGAGTACCTCGAGCGGGCAGGAGCGCTGTACATCCAGACGCCCCTCTTCGAGGAAGCCCCGGTGATCCAGCGCGGCGTGGGCGGCTCCACCGACATCGTCCGCAAGGAGATGTTCAGCGTGTACTACCAGGGCGACCACGGCGGTTACGTGCTGCGCCCCGAGGCGACCGCCGGACTGGTCCGCGCCTACATCCAAAACGGCCTCAAGCAGTTCCCGGCTCCGCTGAAACTGTGGACCCACGGCCCGATGTTCCGCGCCGAGCGCCAGCAAAAAGGCCGCCAGCGCCAGTTTCACCAGATCGACTTCGAGGTGTTCGGCAGCGACGACCCGCTGGTGGACGCCGAGGCCATCGCCTTGATGTACGGCCTGATCCGCAGCCTGGGCCTGAAAAACGTCGAACTGCGCCTGGGCTCGGTCGGTGACCCCGACGACCGCGTGGCTTACAACGCCTACCTGCGGAACCTGTTCGCGCCGCACACCGCGCGTCTCTCCGAGGACTCCAAGGCCCGCTTGGAACTCAACCCCATGCGCATCCTCGACGCCAAGGACCCGGGCGACTTGCAGCTGATCGAGGAACTCCGTCCCAAGATGATGCTCGAGGTGCTCGGCGAGGCCTCGAGGACCCACTTCGAGGCGGTCTGCGCCTACCTGCAGGCCCTCGAGGTGCCGTACGTCGAAGACCCGGCGATCGTGCGCGGCCTGGACTACTACCGCCGCACCGCCTGGGAGATCCACCACGCCGACGTGGGTGCCAAATCCGCGCTGGGCGGCGGCGGGCGCTACGACGGCCTGACCGAGATGCTCGGCGGTCCGCCCACGCCCGGCATCGGCTGGGCTTTCGGCGTCGAGCGCCTTCTTATCGCCATGCAGTCCGAGGGCGCGTTGCCCGAAGCGCGCAACGAGGCGCTGGCCTACGTGGGCGCCCTGGACGACGCGCTGCGCGCCGACGCGGCCCGGGTGGCGGTCGAACTGCGCCGCCTGGGCCGCAGCGAGTTCGGCTACAGGGCCAAAGGACCGGGCGCGCACGTCAAAGACGCGCTGCGGCGCGGTGCCCGCTACCTGATCATGCTCGGCTCCGACGAAGCCGCTCGGGGCGAAGTGGCCATCAAGGACCTGAACACCAACACCCAGACGAGCGTGCCGCGTGACCGCCTCCTCGAGGAGATCGGCCACCGCGAGACGCTGCGCCTGCGAGAGGACTCCAACGCATGA
- a CDS encoding IPT/TIG domain-containing protein, which translates to MKRAIILLTLTATLAACAPTQTQTPMNVQVTPVLVQVSEATAPGGTVTVQGRHLGGPSTARIRLGATEDGRGGYLVPAANIVSWTDSKIVFTVPAGAPVGGGWLFIEVAGRQSTGLPYSVKSAQ; encoded by the coding sequence ATGAAACGAGCGATCATCCTGCTGACCCTCACCGCAACCCTGGCCGCCTGCGCTCCGACCCAGACCCAGACCCCCATGAACGTGCAGGTCACGCCGGTGCTGGTGCAGGTCAGCGAAGCCACCGCTCCGGGCGGCACCGTCACGGTGCAGGGCCGTCACCTGGGCGGTCCGAGCACCGCTCGGATCCGCCTGGGGGCCACCGAAGACGGCCGCGGCGGTTACCTGGTTCCGGCTGCCAACATCGTGTCCTGGACCGATTCGAAGATCGTGTTCACCGTGCCCGCCGGAGCCCCGGTCGGCGGCGGCTGGCTGTTCATCGAGGTGGCCGGCCGCCAGTCCACCGGTCTCCCCTACAGCGTCAAGAGCGCGCAGTAA